AGGCGTTTCTCATGCCAGTTCCTTTAATGCTGCGGCTTTGTGCTCGTCGGTAACCACGTAGTAGTGCCAGATGAGCTGGTCCTCCATGAAGGAAACCCCCTTGCCCTTCGTCGTCCGGGCGATGACCACCTTCGGCTTGCCGTGGGCGTCCTCATCGAGGGCCGACGTGAGTTCCCGGTGGTCGTGGCCGTCCACTTCCAGCGCATGCCAGCCGAACGCCTCCCATTTTTCCTTCATTGGCTCGAAGGCGCAGATTTCCGTGGGGCGGCCATACCCCTGAAGGTTGTTATGGTCGATGATGGCGGTAAAGTTGCCGAGGCCAAGCTTCGGCGCGAAGAGCGCCCCTTCCCAGATGGAGCCTTCCTGGGTTTCGCCGTCGCCGATCAGGGCATAGACCTTGCGCCCGTTGCCCTGCTTATTGAAGCCGTAGGCAATTCCCATCCCCATGTTGAACCCGTGCCCCAGGGAACCTGCCGAGACTTCGATCCCCTTCTCGGGGGAGCGGTCCAGGTGGGCCGGCAGGGTGCCGTTATCTCGGTAGTAACCTTCAATATCCTGATCGCTGAGGATGCCGAAGGTATGGAGAGCAGAATAAAGGGCCATGGCAGCGTGTCCCTTGCTGAGGATGAAGATGTCCCGCTCGGGCCACGGGTCGAGACGCAAGGTCCGGCAATAGAGGGTGGCCAGGATGTCCGCACAGGAGAGACAGGAACCCACATGGGGGCTCTTGGATCGGTTGGCCATTTCGATGATGGTCCGTCTAATTTGCGATGCGGTAGCAGGTGTTTTCATGGGCTAAGGGGGCTCCTAATATTTCGGCGGCAGCTGCCGCTATATTTCTGGTCTGGAAATGGGCCATGCACTCTTTGCCGCTTCGGCATCGAACGTCGAAGCAGGGCATGGCGGAACACCGACAGGATGAGCGGAGCAGCTTACCTCCCGTGTAGAAATAGACCTCGCTGGGATCGGTGGGGCCGAAAAGGCCGATGACCTTCTTGTGGAAGCCGAAGGCCAGGTGCATCCCCAGGCTGTCGTTGGAGATGATCAGCCGGCAGGAATTGATCCAGTTCATGTATTCGAAGAGGTTCTTGCGTCCCTCCTGCCAGGAGACGGTGTATCCATGGCGGACCAGGAGCTTTTCCAGTTGCTGCCATTTTGCCATGGGCATGCCCTTGACAGGCCACTTTGCCCCCACCTCGAAGTTGAGGCCCACATCGAAGGTTTCCTCCGTGTTCGGAACATAACCGATGACGTACTCCTGTCCTTTCCATTGGACGCCAAGCATTTCGATCAGCACTTGCTGCCAGAATCTCTTGTCATTTCCCGAATGCTTGCCCTCGATGTAGCTGATGAAGTCGAGCCCCTTTTCATAGGCATGGTAGCTGCCGCTGATGGTCTCGAAACGGAAGCCGTACTTGACCCAGGCGTCGATCATGTCGGTAAGGGCGCAGACGCCGGGTATTTTTTCCAGGTTGATCAGCACGTCGAACTTTTCCTTCATCAACTGGAAGGGAACGAAATTGTCCCAGATGAGGAGCCGGTCGATGTAGGGATTGCGGTAGAGAAGCGGTTCGGCGTGTTCCGAGACGAGCCAGGTAATCTGGGAATCCGGGTATCTCTCTTTCAGTGCCGAGAGGATCGGTGTGGTCCGCAGGACGTCCCCCAGGCTTGGGACCTTGCCGATCTCCGGGTCCAGGGTTTCCGAATAGCCGAGCTTGATGACGAGTATCTTAGTGCACATGGCGCCTCTGTCAGATGAAGTTCACATGCTCTACGGACGGGTACCTGATGTCGTAGAGGAAGTCGTTGATTGCATTGGGACGGCAGTTGGGGGGGCAGGTAGCCACATCCAGCCGCTGCTCCAGGTGCTCCTTTATCCGTTGCCGTTTTTTCCCCTGCCAGATCTCCCGGAATGGCCGCTCGTAGATGGAGCCGAAGACGTATTCCTTACGGTCCCAGTAGGGGAGGCAGGAAGCGATTTCGCCGGCCGAATTGACGACTGAGATGAATGAGGTGCCGAAACAACGGCGATAGCGGCGCTGACCATATCCGGAGAAACTATCTCTCCTGGCGATGACACGGAAATTATCCGTTGACAGGGCTTCCGCCGCTGTCAGACTGTCTTCCAAAAGAGCAGCCTCAATCTGCTGCTGCATCTGGTATCCCTGTCGGCTGCTCTGCTGGACAAAGGGCTTGATGGCCAGGTAATCGGCTCCGGCATCCTTGATGATCGCGGCTGCTTCCTTGAGAGAGGCCAGGTTTTCCGGGAGGAGGACGAATTGGGCGCCGATAGTGGTGGCGAGAGAATTCGATTTTTTGATTGCCGCCGCATGCTTTAAAGCCTCGACCACGGTGGCAAAAACCTCGGGTTTTACCTGGTGGATGCGG
This region of Geotalea daltonii FRC-32 genomic DNA includes:
- a CDS encoding glycosyltransferase family 9 protein, coding for MCTKILVIKLGYSETLDPEIGKVPSLGDVLRTTPILSALKERYPDSQITWLVSEHAEPLLYRNPYIDRLLIWDNFVPFQLMKEKFDVLINLEKIPGVCALTDMIDAWVKYGFRFETISGSYHAYEKGLDFISYIEGKHSGNDKRFWQQVLIEMLGVQWKGQEYVIGYVPNTEETFDVGLNFEVGAKWPVKGMPMAKWQQLEKLLVRHGYTVSWQEGRKNLFEYMNWINSCRLIISNDSLGMHLAFGFHKKVIGLFGPTDPSEVYFYTGGKLLRSSCRCSAMPCFDVRCRSGKECMAHFQTRNIAAAAAEILGAPLAHENTCYRIAN
- a CDS encoding radical SAM protein — its product is MRNYNFEGHKLAYHLDRVNQYLTTGDCFPIYMEISPVGSCNHRCIFCAYDFIGYPNRRLETGRTLTFIDELAEAGLKSLLFAGEGEPLLHPDCGAMIRRARSNGIDVGLFTNGQLLTPQLAEEILPHLTFVRFSFNGGTPETYARIHQVKPEVFATVVEALKHAAAIKKSNSLATTIGAQFVLLPENLASLKEAAAIIKDAGADYLAIKPFVQQSSRQGYQMQQQIEAALLEDSLTAAEALSTDNFRVIARRDSFSGYGQRRYRRCFGTSFISVVNSAGEIASCLPYWDRKEYVFGSIYERPFREIWQGKKRQRIKEHLEQRLDVATCPPNCRPNAINDFLYDIRYPSVEHVNFI
- a CDS encoding transketolase, whose amino-acid sequence is MKTPATASQIRRTIIEMANRSKSPHVGSCLSCADILATLYCRTLRLDPWPERDIFILSKGHAAMALYSALHTFGILSDQDIEGYYRDNGTLPAHLDRSPEKGIEVSAGSLGHGFNMGMGIAYGFNKQGNGRKVYALIGDGETQEGSIWEGALFAPKLGLGNFTAIIDHNNLQGYGRPTEICAFEPMKEKWEAFGWHALEVDGHDHRELTSALDEDAHGKPKVVIARTTKGKGVSFMEDQLIWHYYVVTDEHKAAALKELA